The Citrifermentans bemidjiense Bem genome window below encodes:
- the dksA gene encoding RNA polymerase-binding protein DksA, translating to MNTEKLEYFRGILQEEKRSLLEEAGRTVSEMTSDTTNFPDPTDRATQESDRTFELRIRDRERKLIVKIQEALARIEAGTFGICEVCEEDISEARLKARPVTTLCIDCKMEQEKKERFR from the coding sequence ATGAATACGGAAAAGCTCGAGTACTTCAGAGGTATCCTGCAGGAAGAGAAGAGATCGCTCCTCGAGGAGGCAGGCCGTACCGTCTCCGAGATGACCTCCGACACGACCAATTTCCCCGACCCTACCGACAGGGCCACCCAGGAATCGGACCGCACTTTCGAGTTGAGGATCCGGGACCGGGAGCGGAAGCTGATCGTGAAGATCCAGGAGGCGCTGGCGCGGATAGAGGCTGGAACCTTCGGCATCTGCGAGGTCTGCGAAGAGGACATCAGCGAGGCGCGTCTCAAGGCACGCCCCGTCACCACGCTCTGCATCGACTGCAAGATGGAACAAGAAAAGAAAGAACGCTTTCGGTAA